GGCGCCAGACACGACCGAGCCGGCATCGGCCGGAGCCGAAGCGATTCCGGCCCGCAACCGAGCCGCCTCGAACCCGAACGCGCCCATCCAGCCCTCGACCGAACCCGTCCGACCCTCACCCGAGGAGCACCCGGTCTTGATCCAGCCCCTCGCCCCCGCCTTGATCGCCCGTTTGTCAGTGCCGGGTCGTAGGGTGGTCGCGCTATGACGAAGCCCTCACTCCCCGAACTCCTGCATGCTGCCGTCACTGCCGTCGGCGGCACGGAGCGCCCTGGCCAGGTGACCATGGCCCAAGCCGTCGCGGACGCGATCGACGACGGCTCCCACCTGCTGGTCCAGGCCGGCACCGGCACCGGAAAGTCGCTCGGCTACCTGGTGCCCGCGCTCGCGCACGGGGAGCGCGTCGTCGTGGCGACCGCCACGCTCGCCCTCCAGCGCCAGCTCGTGGAGCGGGACCTGCCGCGCACGGTCGACGCGCTGCATCCGCTGCTGCGCCGCCGCCCGGAGTTCGCGATGCTCAAGGGCAGGTCGAACTACCTGTGCCTGCACCGCCTCAATGAGGGCGTCCCGCAGGACGAGGAAGAGGGGCTCTTCGACCAGTTCGAGGCGGCCGCCCCCACCAGCAAACTGGGCCAGGACCTGCTGCGGTTGCGCGACTGGGCGGACGAGACCGAGACCGGCGACCGCGACAATCTCACGCCGGGCGTGTCCGACCGCGCCTGGGCCCAGGTGTCGGTCTCGTCGCGGGAGTGCCTGGGCGCCTCGAAGTGCGCTTATGGCGCCGAGTGCTTCGCCGAGATGTCCCGCGAGCGCGCCAAGCTCTCCGAGGTCGTGGTCACCAACCACGCACTGCTCGCCATCGACGCCATCGAGGGAGCCCCCGTCCTCCCGCAGCACGAGGTGCTGATCGTCGACGAGGCGCACGAGCTGGTCTCCCGCGTGACCGGAGTCGCCACGGGCGAGCTCACCCCGGGCCAGGTCAATCGCGCGGTGCGCCGCGCCGCCAAGCTCGTCAACGAGAAGGCCGCCGACCAGCTCCAGACCGCCGCCGAGGGCTTCGAGCGGCTGATGGAACTGGCCCTGCCCGGCCGTCTCGAGGAGATCCCGGAGGACCTCGGCTACGCGCTCATGGCCCTGCGCGACGCCTGCCGTACGGTCATCTCCGCCATCGGCGCGACCCGCGACAAGTCCGTCCAGGACGAGGACGCGGTCCGCAAGCAGGCGCTGGCCTCCGTGGAAAGCGTGCACGACGTGGCGGAGCGGATCACGAACGGCTCCGAGTGGGACGTCGTCTGGTACGAGCGGCACGACCGTTTCGGCGCCTCCCTGCGTGTCGCGCCCATGTCCGTCTCGGGCCTGCTGAGGGAGAAGCTCTTCGCGGACCGCTCGGTGGTCCTGACGTCCGCGACGCTGAAACTCGGCGGCGACTTCAACGGCGTCGGTGCCTCACTGGGCCTCGCCCCCGAAGGCACGGAGGGCGACGACGTTCCTCAGTGGAAGGGCATCGACGTCGGCTCGCCCTTCGACTACCGCAAGCAGGGCATCCTGTACGTCGCCAAGCACCTGTCGCGACCCGCGCGGGACGGCGACCGGGCCGACATGCTGGACGAACTCACCGAGCTGATCCAGGCGGCCGGCGGCCGCACCCTGGGCCTGTTCTCCTCGATGCGGGCCGCTCAGCTGGCCGCGGAGGAGCTGCGCTCCCGGATCCCCGAGTTCCCGATCCTGCTCCAGGGCGAGGAGACCCTCGGCGAACTGATCAAGAACTTCGCGGCCGACCCCGGGACGTGCCTCTTCGGCACGCTGTCGCTCTGGCAGGGCGTCGACGTCCCCGGCCCGAGCTGTCAGCTGGTCGTCATGGACAAGATCCCGTTCCCGCGGCCGGACGACCCGCTGATGAGCGCCCGCCAGAAGGCGGTGGAAGATGCCGGCGGCAACGGCTTCATGGCGGTGGCCGCCACACACGCGGCCCTGCTCATGGCCCAGGGCGCCGGCCGCCTCGTACGGGCTTCGGGAGACCGTGGTGTGGTCGCCGTACTGGACCAGCGACTCGCCACGGCCCGATACGGAAGCTATCTGAAGGCGTCACTGCCCGACTTCTGGTACACCACGGACCGTGACCAGGTTCGGAAGTCGCTGGCCGCGATCGATGCGGCGGCGAAGCAGTCAGAGCAGACAGAGGCGTGAAAAAGCGCGTTGCCCTGACCGGCACCGGTCAGGGCAACGTTCGCTTCAGGGACGCCTGATGGTGTCCCGTACAGCACAGGACCCCGGAACCGGCGCAGGGGTTCCGGGGCCCGGTCAGGGGACGGGGCCGTCCGGCCCGCCCGCCGCAGCCGTCACACGCGCCGCAGCACCGCCACCACCTTGCCGAGGATGGTCGCGTCGTCGCCGGGGATCGGCTCGTACGCCGCGTTGTGCGGGAGCAGCCAGACGTGGCCGTCCTCGCGCTTGAAGCGCTTGACGGTGGCCTCGCCGTCGAGCATCGCGGCGACGATGTCGCCGTTCTCGGCGACCGGCTGGCGGCGGACGGTGACCCAGTCGCCGTCGCAGATCGCGGCCTCGATCATGGAGTCACCCACGACCTTGAGGACGAACAGCTCACCGTCACCCACCAGCTGGCGGGGGAGCGGGAAGACGTCCTCGACGGACTCCTCCGCGAGGATCGGGCCACCGGCGGCGATGCGGCCGACCAGCGGGACGTACGACGCGGCGGGCTTGCCCGCGGTGTCCGTGGGCTGCGCCGAGGCGGCCTGGTCGGAACCGCGGACCTCGTAGGCGCGCGGGCGATGCGGGTCGCGGCGCAGGAAGCCCTTGCGCTCCAGTGCCATCAGTTGGTGTGCGACCGATGAGGTGCTGGAAAGGCCGACCGCCTGGCCGATCTCCCGCATCGACGGCGGGTAGCCACGCCGCTGCACGGAGTCCCTGATCACCTCGATCACCCGGCGCTGCCTGTCGGTGAGCCCGGAGCTGTCCGCGCGAATGCCTGGAGGTCGGCCCGGCAGGGAACGCTTGTGTCCCTCGGGGTTGGTGGCTTCGTTCATCGCATGCACCGGCTCGAATCGGCCCTGGGAGCGGTCCTGGGCAGTGATGGTGGCACTGTCTGCGGTGGTGGTCACGTCGGCCCCTCTCGATGGTCTCCCTGCTGGACAACGGTAGTTGCTTTCGAAAGGTTGCGCCAAACACACGTTCGAGTGAAAAAACGCGAATCGCCTGACTTGATCATGTGTCTGGGTGTATGGCTGACGCGATACCTGGCGGACAAAGGGGCCCATCGTTGTACTCTTCACCGCCGGGGTGGCGACCTCGTGGGTTGCCGCCCCAGTTTGCCATTCGCCATCCCGTCAACCGGGAACCGGCCCCCATCTGTGCGGGAACCCCACGCGCCCTCCCTGTGGCGCTCACGGTATCTCCGCATGTGCCGTGGCGATACAGCTGTGCACTTCCATGTGGCGGTGGCGACACCTGTCGTGCGGCACATGCCAATGCAGGCGCGACGCGCGCGCAAGGTGTGTATGTATGAGCCAATCCCCACATCTAGTGGTTGGATTGCAGCAGTAGCCCAGAAGTTGTGGTCCCCCGGGTCTTCGGGCCCTCGGCGATCGCCTATGCTTGGGGCTGCTTCATGGGGCCCAAGAGGTCTGTGAGGCTATTGAGTCTGCTGTGAGGAGGGTTGGGAGTTCATGCACTGCCCCTTCTGCAGGCACCCCGACAGCCGCGTCGTCGACAGTCGTACGACCGACGACGGCACGTCGATCCGCAGGCGCCGCCAGTGCCCTGACTGCTCCCGTCGTTTCACGACCGTGGAGACGTGCTCGCTCATGGTGGTCAAGCGGTCCGGAGTCACCGAGCCGTTCAGCCGTACCAAGGTCATCAACGGCGTGCGCAAGGCATGCCAGGGGCGGCCTGTCACCGAGGACGCGCTCGCCCAGCTCGGCCAACGGGTCGAGGAGGCGGTGCGGGCCACCGGAAGCGCCGAGCTGACCACCCACGACGTGGGGCTGGCCATACTCGGCCCGTTGCAGGAGCTCGATCTCGTCGCCTATCTGCGATTCGCCTCCGTCTACCGGGCGTTCGACTCGCCCGAGGACTTCGAGGCCGCCATCGCGGAACTCAGGGAGACGGGACCCCCCGCCGCGGACGACGAGGACCGCGACGGCGCTGTCGCGGGGAGCCAGGAAGACGACGGCGGGTCCGGAGGGACTGCTCAGGTCCCTGAGCCCGCACGCACCGCCGACTGACCGGCGGGCGGGACCGGGGCCCCGGGCTCCGGATCCGGCCGGGTGGCGGCGAGGAGAAGACCTGTTGCGGGCAGGAGCGAGGGTGCCCGCAACACCAGACAGAACACCGTGCCACGGAACATCGGGGCACTTCAGGGCGTTTTAGCCCGTACAGGGAGGCGGCATGACAGAGACGGCGAGCGGTCCGGCACGGAGTTCCCGCGCCAAGGGCACCAAGGCGGCCAAGGGTCTGCGTATCGAGCGGATCCACACCACCCCCGGTGTGCACCCGTACGACGAGGTGGCCTGGGAGCGCCGTGACGTCGTCATGACCAACTGGCGCGACGGCTCGGTCAATTTCGAGCAGCGTGGCGTCGAGTTCCCCGACTTCTGGTCGGTGAACGCGGTCAACATCGTCACCAGCAAGTACTTCCGCGGTGCCGTCGGCACCCCGCAGCGCGAGACCAGCCTCAAGCAGCTGATCGACCGCATCGTGAAGACGTACCGGAAGGCCGGCGAGGACCACAAGTACTTCGCTTCGCCCGCGGACGCCGAGATCTTCGAGCATGAGCTGGCGTACGCCCTCCTGCACCAGATCTTCAGCTTCAACAGCCCCGTCTGGTTCAACGTCGGTACGGCCCAGCCGCAGCAGGTCTCGGCCTGCTTCATCCTGTCCGTCGACGACTCCATGGAGTCGATCCTCGACTGGTACAAGGAAGAGGGCATGATCTTCAAGGGCGGCTCAGGCGCCGGCCTGAACCTCTCCCGCATCCGTTCCTCCAAGGAACTCCTCTCCTCCGGTGGCAACGCCTCCGGCCCGGTCTCCTTCATGCGCGGTGCCGACGCCTCCGCAGGAACGATCAAGTCCGGTGGCGCCACCCGCCGCGCCGCCAAGATGGTCATCCTCGACGTCGACCACCCCGACATCGAGGACTTCATCGAGACCAAGGTGAAGGAAGAGGAGAAGATCCGCGCGCTGCGCGACGCGGGCTTCGACATGGACCTGGGCGGCGACGACATCGCGTCCGTCCAGTACCAGAACGCCAACAACTCGGTCCGTGTGAACGACGAGTTCATGAAGGCGGTCGAGAAGGGCGGCAAGTTCGGCCTCCGCGCGCGGATGACCGGCGAGGTCATCGAAGAGGTGGACGCCAAGACCCTCTTCCGCAAGATGGCCGAGGCAGCCTGGGCCTGCGCCGACCCCGGCATCCAGTACGACGACACCATCAACCACTGGCACACCTGCCCGGAGTCCGGCCGTATCAACGGCTCGAACCCCTGCAGCGAGTACATGCACCTGGACAACACGTCCTGCAACCTCGCCTCGCTGAACCTGATGAAGTTCCTGAAGGACGACGGCCTGGGCAACCAGTCCTTCGAGGTCGAGCGCTTCGCGAAGGTCGTCGAGCTCGTCATCACCGCGATGGACATCTCCATCTGCTTCGCGGACTTCCCGACCCAGAAGATCGGCGAGAACACGCGCGCGTTCCGCCAGCTCGGCATCGGCTACGCCAACCTCGGCGCCCTGCTGATGGCGACCGGCCACGCGTACGACTCCGACGGCGGCCGCGGCCTCGCCGGCGCCATCACCTCCCTGATGACCGGCACGTCGTACCGGCGCTCCGCCGAACTCGCCGCGGTGGTCGGCCCGTACGACGGTTACGCCCGCAACGCCCAGCCGCACCTGCGCGTCATGAAGCAGCACTCCGACGCCAACGGCAAGGCCGTCCGCGTGGACGATCTGGACACGCCGGTCTGGGCCGCCGCCACGGAGGCCTGGCAGGACGTGCTGCGCCTCGGCGAGAAGAACGGTTTCCGTAACTCCCAGGCGTCCGTCATCGCCCCGACCGGCACCATCGGTCTCGCGATGTCCTGCGACACCACCGGCCTCGAGCCCGACCTCGCCCTGGTCAAGTTCAAGAAGCTGGTCGGCGGCGGCTCGATGCAGATCGTCAACGGCACCGTCCCGCAGGCCCTGCGTCGCCTGGGTTACCAGGAGGAGCAGATCGAGGCGATCGTCGCCCACATCGCCGACCACGGCAATGTGATCGACGCTCCGGGCCTCAAGCCCGAGCACTACGAGGTGTTCGACTGCGCCATGGGCGAGCGCTCCATCTCCGCGATGGGACACGTCCGCATGATGGCCGCGATCCAGCCGTGGATCTCCGGCGCGCTCTCCAAGACGGTCAACCTGCCGGAGTCGGCGACCGTCGAGGACGTCGAAGAGGTCTACTTCGAGGCGTGGAAGATGGGCGTCAAGGCGCTCGCGATCTACCGCGACAACTGCAAGGTCGGCCAGCCCCTCTCCGCCAAGACCAAGGAGAAGGAGAAGGCCGAGGAGCCCGTCGCGGAGACCAAGGTCGAGAAGGTCGTCGAGTACCGCCCGGTCCGCAAGCGCCTCCCCAAGGGCCGTCCCGGCATCACGACGTCCTTCACCGTGGGCGGCGCCGAGGGCTACATGACCGCCAACTCCTACCCGGACGACGGGCTGGGCGAGGTCTTCCTGAAGATGTCCAAGCAGGGCTCGACCCTCGCGGGCATGATGGACGCCTTCTCCATCGCGGTCTCCGTGGGCCTGCAGTACGGCGTGCCGCTGGAGACGTACGTCTCGAAGTTCACGAACATGCGCTTCGAGCCGGCCGGTATGACGGACGACCCGGACCTGCGGATGGCGCAGTCGATCGTCGACTACATCTTCCGCCGCCTGGCGCTCGACTTCCTGCCCTTCGAGACCCGTTCCGCCCTCGGCATCCACTCCGCCGAAGAGCGCCAGCGGCACCTGGAGACGGGTTCGTACGAGCCCTCGGACGACGAGGTCGACGTCGAGGGTCTGGCCCAGTCGGCGCCGCGCGCCCAGGAGCTGAAGGCCGTCGTCACGCCGAA
The nucleotide sequence above comes from Streptomyces sp. NL15-2K. Encoded proteins:
- a CDS encoding ATP-dependent DNA helicase, which produces MTKPSLPELLHAAVTAVGGTERPGQVTMAQAVADAIDDGSHLLVQAGTGTGKSLGYLVPALAHGERVVVATATLALQRQLVERDLPRTVDALHPLLRRRPEFAMLKGRSNYLCLHRLNEGVPQDEEEGLFDQFEAAAPTSKLGQDLLRLRDWADETETGDRDNLTPGVSDRAWAQVSVSSRECLGASKCAYGAECFAEMSRERAKLSEVVVTNHALLAIDAIEGAPVLPQHEVLIVDEAHELVSRVTGVATGELTPGQVNRAVRRAAKLVNEKAADQLQTAAEGFERLMELALPGRLEEIPEDLGYALMALRDACRTVISAIGATRDKSVQDEDAVRKQALASVESVHDVAERITNGSEWDVVWYERHDRFGASLRVAPMSVSGLLREKLFADRSVVLTSATLKLGGDFNGVGASLGLAPEGTEGDDVPQWKGIDVGSPFDYRKQGILYVAKHLSRPARDGDRADMLDELTELIQAAGGRTLGLFSSMRAAQLAAEELRSRIPEFPILLQGEETLGELIKNFAADPGTCLFGTLSLWQGVDVPGPSCQLVVMDKIPFPRPDDPLMSARQKAVEDAGGNGFMAVAATHAALLMAQGAGRLVRASGDRGVVAVLDQRLATARYGSYLKASLPDFWYTTDRDQVRKSLAAIDAAAKQSEQTEA
- the lexA gene encoding transcriptional repressor LexA, whose product is MTTTADSATITAQDRSQGRFEPVHAMNEATNPEGHKRSLPGRPPGIRADSSGLTDRQRRVIEVIRDSVQRRGYPPSMREIGQAVGLSSTSSVAHQLMALERKGFLRRDPHRPRAYEVRGSDQAASAQPTDTAGKPAASYVPLVGRIAAGGPILAEESVEDVFPLPRQLVGDGELFVLKVVGDSMIEAAICDGDWVTVRRQPVAENGDIVAAMLDGEATVKRFKREDGHVWLLPHNAAYEPIPGDDATILGKVVAVLRRV
- the nrdR gene encoding transcriptional regulator NrdR; the protein is MHCPFCRHPDSRVVDSRTTDDGTSIRRRRQCPDCSRRFTTVETCSLMVVKRSGVTEPFSRTKVINGVRKACQGRPVTEDALAQLGQRVEEAVRATGSAELTTHDVGLAILGPLQELDLVAYLRFASVYRAFDSPEDFEAAIAELRETGPPAADDEDRDGAVAGSQEDDGGSGGTAQVPEPARTAD
- a CDS encoding vitamin B12-dependent ribonucleotide reductase codes for the protein MTETASGPARSSRAKGTKAAKGLRIERIHTTPGVHPYDEVAWERRDVVMTNWRDGSVNFEQRGVEFPDFWSVNAVNIVTSKYFRGAVGTPQRETSLKQLIDRIVKTYRKAGEDHKYFASPADAEIFEHELAYALLHQIFSFNSPVWFNVGTAQPQQVSACFILSVDDSMESILDWYKEEGMIFKGGSGAGLNLSRIRSSKELLSSGGNASGPVSFMRGADASAGTIKSGGATRRAAKMVILDVDHPDIEDFIETKVKEEEKIRALRDAGFDMDLGGDDIASVQYQNANNSVRVNDEFMKAVEKGGKFGLRARMTGEVIEEVDAKTLFRKMAEAAWACADPGIQYDDTINHWHTCPESGRINGSNPCSEYMHLDNTSCNLASLNLMKFLKDDGLGNQSFEVERFAKVVELVITAMDISICFADFPTQKIGENTRAFRQLGIGYANLGALLMATGHAYDSDGGRGLAGAITSLMTGTSYRRSAELAAVVGPYDGYARNAQPHLRVMKQHSDANGKAVRVDDLDTPVWAAATEAWQDVLRLGEKNGFRNSQASVIAPTGTIGLAMSCDTTGLEPDLALVKFKKLVGGGSMQIVNGTVPQALRRLGYQEEQIEAIVAHIADHGNVIDAPGLKPEHYEVFDCAMGERSISAMGHVRMMAAIQPWISGALSKTVNLPESATVEDVEEVYFEAWKMGVKALAIYRDNCKVGQPLSAKTKEKEKAEEPVAETKVEKVVEYRPVRKRLPKGRPGITTSFTVGGAEGYMTANSYPDDGLGEVFLKMSKQGSTLAGMMDAFSIAVSVGLQYGVPLETYVSKFTNMRFEPAGMTDDPDLRMAQSIVDYIFRRLALDFLPFETRSALGIHSAEERQRHLETGSYEPSDDEVDVEGLAQSAPRAQELKAVVTPKAEVEAAKSAPQEAHTSAELVEMQLGIQADAPLCFSCGTKMQRAGSCYICEGCGSTSGCS